One genomic segment of Amycolatopsis sp. WQ 127309 includes these proteins:
- a CDS encoding 3-methyladenine DNA glycosylase yields MTAVDVLAEPDWLAREAAHADRVRRWTVPHQDRKSRGEKHPVLDFLFTYYSHRPGHLERWQPGPGVALAGPAARRFLDRKGYVETSDGVVLDPAGFTERKAQTAEFVLGLLSATASRAPRLSCFGLHEWAMVYREPADSVRHDQVPLRLGSTGTDAVVESLDIRCGHFDAFRFFTPPARPRNELEPTRATQVTLEQPGCLHANMDLFKWAYKLDPYVPAELVADCFELAAEIRELDMRASPYDLAALGYPPVRIETAEGRAEYARAQAGFARRSAPLRARLIAHCHSLVSPAGRPPRA; encoded by the coding sequence ATGACCGCGGTCGACGTGCTCGCCGAACCGGACTGGCTGGCCCGGGAGGCGGCGCACGCCGACCGGGTGCGCCGGTGGACGGTCCCGCACCAGGACCGCAAGTCCCGGGGCGAGAAGCACCCGGTGCTGGACTTCCTGTTCACCTACTACTCGCACCGGCCGGGCCACCTCGAACGCTGGCAGCCGGGCCCCGGCGTCGCGCTCGCCGGGCCCGCGGCGCGGCGCTTCCTCGACCGGAAGGGCTACGTCGAGACGAGCGACGGCGTCGTACTCGACCCGGCCGGGTTCACCGAGCGCAAGGCGCAGACGGCCGAGTTCGTGCTCGGCCTGCTCAGCGCGACGGCGTCGCGCGCGCCCCGGCTGAGCTGCTTCGGGCTGCACGAGTGGGCGATGGTCTACCGCGAGCCGGCGGATTCCGTGCGCCACGACCAGGTCCCGCTGCGGCTCGGGTCGACGGGCACCGACGCGGTCGTCGAGTCGCTGGACATCCGCTGCGGGCACTTCGACGCGTTCCGGTTCTTCACCCCGCCGGCGCGGCCCCGCAACGAGCTGGAGCCGACGCGGGCGACGCAGGTCACCCTCGAGCAGCCGGGCTGCCTGCACGCGAACATGGACTTGTTCAAATGGGCGTACAAGCTCGACCCGTACGTGCCCGCGGAGCTCGTCGCCGACTGTTTCGAGCTCGCGGCCGAGATCCGGGAGCTGGACATGCGGGCGAGCCCGTACGACCTCGCGGCTCTCGGCTACCCGCCCGTGCGGATCGAGACCGCCGAGGGGCGGGCCGAGTACGCTCGCGCGCAGGCCGGGTTCGCCCGCCGCTCGGCACCCTTGCGTGCTCGCCTGATCGCGCACTGCCATAGCCTGGTCAGCCCAGCCGGGCGGCCTCCGCGAGCGTGA
- a CDS encoding DUF3558 domain-containing protein, producing MRLPKFAEVSVLGVVALCLCAFASACTSTTGGTANPADTSSSPASSGEQSPTADAPKVTTPLDATKYVGNPCGLVPADVLTQLRYTEPGEPRPGDATPEGQSGPSCGWKIRGDGLSVLVILGTGNRDQGAGGLAGIQAAHDRSGALIKFLEPAPEVDGYPALYFDTRDRRAAGNCTMAVGIADDLAVSVFAEGYEGQQDSCDAAQRVAAGTVKTLKGA from the coding sequence GTGAGGCTGCCGAAGTTCGCCGAAGTGAGTGTCCTCGGCGTGGTCGCCCTGTGCTTGTGCGCGTTCGCTTCGGCTTGCACGTCGACAACCGGTGGCACCGCCAACCCCGCGGACACGTCGTCCTCTCCGGCGTCGTCCGGGGAGCAGAGCCCGACCGCGGACGCCCCGAAAGTCACCACTCCGCTGGACGCGACCAAGTACGTGGGCAACCCGTGCGGCCTCGTCCCGGCCGACGTCCTGACGCAGCTGCGGTATACGGAACCGGGCGAGCCGCGGCCGGGCGATGCCACTCCCGAAGGGCAGTCAGGCCCCAGCTGTGGGTGGAAGATCAGGGGCGACGGACTCAGCGTGCTGGTCATCCTCGGGACGGGCAACCGCGACCAGGGGGCCGGCGGATTGGCCGGCATCCAGGCTGCCCACGACCGTTCCGGAGCTTTGATCAAGTTCCTCGAACCGGCCCCGGAAGTCGACGGTTACCCCGCGCTGTACTTCGACACCCGCGACCGCAGGGCGGCCGGAAACTGCACCATGGCGGTCGGAATAGCAGACGACCTGGCGGTCTCCGTTTTCGCGGAAGGCTACGAGGGACAACAGGATTCTTGCGACGCAGCGCAACGCGTCGCGGCCGGAACGGTCAAAACACTCAAGGGGGCTTGA
- a CDS encoding aldo/keto reductase: MAVPPSLALSDGVRIPQLLFGVTGLSASETGRAVRIALDTGHRGIDTAPGTEEAVGAVLAASDVPREDVFVSVKVPVQGYDAARRAADQVLAGLQADRVDLILVAGTNGAFTDTWRALTRVRADGRARAIGVAGFSAAELRRLIDATGTVPAVNLVELHPWLQQLPLREFHAAHGILTGASSPAANSALLSDETVTALAAKYGKTPAQIVLRWHLQGGTVAVAASATTTRTREHFGVFDFELADDDVAVLAELDNGTRVGPA; encoded by the coding sequence ATGGCCGTTCCGCCTTCGCTAGCCCTGTCCGACGGAGTCCGCATCCCCCAGCTGCTGTTCGGCGTCACCGGCCTGAGCGCCTCCGAGACCGGCCGCGCCGTCCGCATCGCCCTCGACACCGGCCACCGCGGCATCGACACCGCACCGGGCACCGAGGAGGCCGTGGGCGCGGTCCTCGCCGCGTCGGACGTGCCGCGCGAGGACGTGTTCGTCAGCGTCAAGGTGCCCGTGCAGGGGTACGACGCCGCCCGCCGCGCGGCCGACCAGGTGCTCGCTGGCCTGCAGGCCGACCGCGTCGACCTGATCCTGGTGGCCGGCACGAACGGCGCGTTCACCGACACCTGGCGCGCGCTGACGCGGGTGCGCGCCGACGGCCGGGCCCGCGCGATCGGCGTGGCGGGGTTCAGCGCGGCCGAGCTGCGCCGGTTGATCGACGCCACCGGCACCGTCCCCGCGGTCAACCTGGTCGAGCTGCACCCGTGGCTGCAGCAGCTGCCGCTGCGGGAGTTCCACGCCGCGCACGGCATCCTGACCGGCGCGTCGAGCCCGGCCGCGAACAGCGCGCTGCTGTCCGACGAGACGGTCACCGCGCTGGCGGCGAAGTACGGCAAGACCCCGGCCCAGATCGTCCTGCGGTGGCACCTGCAGGGCGGCACCGTCGCCGTGGCGGCTTCGGCCACCACGACCCGGACCCGGGAGCACTTCGGGGTGTTCGACTTCGAGCTGGCCGACGACGACGTGGCCGTGCTGGCCGAGCTCGACAACGGCACGCGCGTCGGCCCGGCCTGA
- a CDS encoding hemolysin family protein, whose product MMQILFAVLGVLVFVLLTVGTGLAVAAEFSLTALERSTVDANVRQVGDRRALTVQKAHRTLSFQLSGAQVAITLTTLITGYLAEPLIGELVRPLLTGVGLPTAFAAGASIVLALVIATSLSMILGEMVPKNLAIARPLPTARAVTGYHSRFSALFRWLITLMNNSANFLVRKFGVEPQEELRSARSPQELGSIVRSSAESGTLDTSTAELLDRSLRFGERTAEELMTPRVQLEALTVDDTIEDLIAISSRTGFSRFPVHAEDLDDVRGAVHVKQAFAVPAAERKKVPIGSVMRPVPTVPESLPGDDLLDRLRDSRFQLAIVVDEYGGTAGLVTLEDVVEEIIGDVRDEHDDREAPASQQVGTDSWLVSGQLRPDEVTDVTGFRMPDGDYETIAGLILERLGKIPAEGDAAEVDGWRLTVTTMDRHRVAEVEVAPVREAEPAEEASESEVAS is encoded by the coding sequence ATGATGCAGATCCTCTTCGCCGTCCTCGGCGTCCTCGTCTTCGTCCTGCTGACGGTCGGCACCGGACTCGCCGTCGCGGCCGAGTTCTCCCTGACCGCGCTGGAGCGCAGCACGGTCGACGCCAACGTCCGCCAGGTCGGCGACCGCCGCGCGCTGACCGTGCAGAAGGCCCACCGGACGCTGTCGTTCCAGCTGTCCGGCGCCCAGGTCGCGATCACCCTGACCACGCTCATCACCGGTTACCTGGCCGAGCCGCTGATCGGCGAGCTCGTCCGGCCGCTGCTGACCGGCGTCGGGCTGCCCACGGCGTTCGCCGCGGGCGCGTCGATCGTGCTCGCCCTGGTCATCGCCACCTCGCTGTCGATGATCCTCGGCGAGATGGTGCCGAAGAACCTGGCGATCGCCCGGCCGCTGCCGACCGCCCGCGCGGTCACCGGCTACCACTCGCGCTTCTCCGCGCTGTTCCGCTGGCTCATCACGCTGATGAACAACAGCGCGAACTTCCTGGTGCGCAAGTTCGGCGTCGAGCCGCAGGAGGAACTGCGGTCCGCGCGGTCACCCCAGGAGCTGGGCTCGATCGTGCGGTCGAGCGCCGAGAGCGGCACGCTCGACACGTCGACCGCGGAGCTGCTGGACCGGTCGCTGCGGTTCGGCGAGCGCACCGCGGAGGAGCTGATGACCCCGCGCGTGCAGCTGGAGGCGCTCACCGTGGACGACACCATCGAGGACCTCATCGCCATCTCCAGCCGCACCGGGTTCTCGCGGTTCCCGGTGCACGCCGAGGACCTCGACGACGTCCGCGGCGCGGTGCACGTGAAGCAGGCCTTCGCCGTGCCCGCCGCCGAGCGCAAGAAGGTGCCGATCGGCTCGGTCATGCGGCCGGTGCCGACCGTGCCGGAGTCCCTGCCGGGTGACGACCTGCTCGACCGCCTGCGCGACTCGCGGTTCCAGCTGGCGATCGTCGTCGACGAGTACGGCGGCACGGCCGGGCTCGTGACGCTGGAAGACGTCGTCGAGGAGATCATCGGCGACGTCCGCGACGAGCACGACGACCGCGAAGCCCCCGCGTCGCAGCAGGTCGGCACCGACAGCTGGCTGGTGTCCGGGCAGCTGCGGCCGGACGAGGTCACCGACGTCACCGGGTTCCGGATGCCGGACGGCGACTACGAGACCATCGCCGGGCTGATCCTCGAACGGCTGGGCAAGATTCCCGCCGAAGGGGACGCCGCCGAGGTCGACGGCTGGCGGCTCACCGTGACCACGATGGACCGGCACCGCGTCGCCGAGGTCGAAGTGGCCCCGGTCCGCGAAGCCGAGCCGGCCGAAGAGGCCTCCGAAAGCGAGGTGGCCTCGTGA
- a CDS encoding substrate-binding domain-containing protein: MFRAATRGGKNSGTFPAPDGTETPEIHGGTRRGEDSGMFRAATRRGQNSAPEAATPDPVGDSRHGEDSGTFRAARRGENTGTFRAARRGENTGSFRAAGRSETTGTSRVPGRSESTGPHRSDDTGSHRTAARSEDTGAQRTLGKVAEATGSHRIVGKKAPRRKIAGWPIACLVLAALIGLGIVGWNWADSELNSRAEAQAASCSSGTSHMRVIVTPSVQKPLAAAADRWNQAATVVHGQCVNVTIEAKPSAQVLDALVGRANLDSIGGLPTAWLPESTYWISELTTKKPEMIGSPAQSVATARSADYPFVGLTGPGIDDTLLRAAQTFREYLEQPAQQADFTAAGIKTA, encoded by the coding sequence ATGTTCCGCGCCGCCACTCGCGGTGGCAAGAACAGCGGCACCTTCCCGGCCCCCGACGGAACGGAAACGCCCGAGATCCACGGCGGCACCCGCCGAGGCGAAGACTCCGGCATGTTCCGCGCCGCCACCCGCCGCGGCCAGAACTCGGCCCCCGAAGCCGCGACGCCCGACCCCGTTGGCGACAGCCGCCACGGCGAGGACTCCGGGACCTTTCGCGCGGCCCGTCGCGGTGAGAACACCGGGACCTTCCGCGCCGCCCGCCGTGGAGAGAACACCGGTTCCTTCCGCGCCGCCGGCCGGTCCGAGACCACCGGCACCTCCCGCGTCCCCGGCCGGAGCGAGAGCACCGGGCCGCACCGGAGTGACGACACCGGCTCCCACCGGACCGCCGCCCGGAGCGAGGACACCGGCGCCCAGCGGACCCTCGGCAAGGTCGCCGAGGCGACCGGCTCGCACCGCATCGTCGGCAAGAAGGCCCCGCGTCGCAAGATCGCGGGCTGGCCGATCGCCTGTCTCGTGCTCGCCGCCCTCATCGGGCTCGGCATCGTCGGCTGGAACTGGGCCGACAGCGAGCTCAACAGCCGCGCCGAGGCCCAGGCCGCCAGCTGCTCCAGCGGCACGTCGCACATGCGCGTGATCGTCACCCCGAGCGTGCAGAAGCCGCTGGCCGCCGCGGCCGACCGCTGGAACCAGGCCGCCACCGTCGTCCACGGCCAGTGCGTGAACGTGACGATCGAGGCCAAGCCGTCGGCGCAGGTGCTCGACGCGCTGGTCGGCCGGGCCAACCTGGACTCGATCGGCGGGCTGCCCACCGCGTGGCTGCCCGAGTCGACGTACTGGATCAGCGAGCTGACCACCAAGAAGCCCGAGATGATCGGCTCGCCCGCCCAGTCGGTCGCCACCGCGCGGTCAGCGGACTACCCGTTCGTCGGGCTGACCGGGCCGGGCATCGACGACACCCTGCTGCGCGCGGCCCAGACGTTCCGCGAGTACCTCGAGCAGCCCGCCCAGCAGGCCGACTTCACCGCCGCCGGGATCAAGACCGCCTGA
- a CDS encoding nuclear transport factor 2 family protein → MTDVRTIVEQYIAVWNETDSGKRRALIADVFTEGAGYTDPLGAVRGHDGIDRFVAGAQAQFGGLTFSLPAEPDAHHDLARFQWYLGTPGAEPVAIGFDVVELEDGKITAVHGFLDKLPG, encoded by the coding sequence ATGACCGACGTGCGGACCATTGTGGAGCAGTACATCGCCGTGTGGAACGAGACCGACTCCGGCAAGCGGCGGGCCCTCATCGCCGACGTCTTCACCGAGGGCGCCGGCTACACCGACCCGCTCGGCGCCGTCCGGGGGCACGACGGGATCGACCGGTTCGTGGCCGGGGCGCAGGCGCAGTTCGGCGGGCTCACCTTCAGCCTGCCCGCCGAGCCCGACGCCCACCACGACCTCGCGCGGTTCCAGTGGTACCTCGGCACCCCCGGCGCCGAGCCGGTCGCGATCGGGTTCGACGTCGTGGAACTCGAAGACGGCAAGATCACCGCCGTCCACGGCTTCCTCGACAAGCTGCCCGGCTGA
- a CDS encoding TetR/AcrR family transcriptional regulator produces MPRVSQDHLDARRRQILDGSRVCFARYGYEGATVRRLEEATGLSRGAIFHHFRDKESLFLALAEDDAIRMADVVAEQGLVQVMRDLLAGDGEHPADWLGTRLEVSRRLRTDPEFRARWAERSEQLTTATRLRLLRQREAGNLRDDVDVDVLTAFLELVLEGLVSHLAMGLPGAGLGPVLDLVEETVRRHRPGTT; encoded by the coding sequence ATGCCACGCGTAAGCCAGGATCACCTCGACGCAAGACGGCGCCAGATCCTCGACGGCTCGCGGGTGTGCTTCGCGCGCTACGGCTACGAAGGTGCCACAGTCCGACGGCTCGAGGAAGCCACCGGACTGTCCCGCGGCGCCATCTTCCACCACTTCCGCGACAAGGAGTCGCTCTTCCTCGCCCTCGCCGAGGACGACGCCATCCGGATGGCCGACGTCGTCGCCGAGCAGGGGCTCGTCCAGGTCATGCGTGACCTGCTGGCCGGCGACGGCGAGCACCCCGCCGACTGGCTCGGCACCCGCCTGGAAGTGTCCCGGCGGCTGCGCACCGACCCGGAGTTCCGTGCCCGCTGGGCCGAGCGCTCCGAACAGCTCACCACCGCGACCCGGCTGCGGCTGCTGCGCCAGCGCGAGGCCGGGAACCTGCGTGACGACGTCGACGTCGACGTCCTCACCGCCTTCCTCGAGCTCGTCCTCGAAGGACTCGTCTCGCACCTGGCGATGGGCCTGCCCGGCGCCGGGCTCGGCCCGGTGCTCGACCTCGTCGAGGAGACGGTGCGGCGGCACCGGCCCGGCACCACCTGA
- a CDS encoding hemolysin family protein: protein MSDWLNIALVVFLLLLNAFFVGAEFTLISSRRDRLEALLEQGKTRAKIVINASKHVSLMLAGAQLGITICSLLLGRLGEPAVAHRLSAFFDLLGLPEGLLHPISFAIALAFITVLHVLIGEMVPKNLAIAEPEKLALWLVPVHVGWVKIANPFIWLLNFVANSLLRAVKVEPKDELETAYTSDELAELLSESRREGLIDQSEHRRLTQTLSSVQKTVSDVLVPTADLTTLPCAPTLGDVERVVSSTGFSRFPVCTDDGRLTGYIHVKDVLDLAGEDPATMVPASKTRPLTELRADARLDVALSAMRKEGSHLARALDTTGNAVGVVALEDLVEEYVGTVRDGTHVGA from the coding sequence GTGAGCGACTGGCTGAACATCGCCCTCGTGGTGTTCCTGCTGCTGCTCAACGCCTTCTTCGTGGGCGCGGAGTTCACGCTCATCTCCTCGCGGCGTGACCGGCTCGAAGCGCTGCTGGAGCAGGGCAAGACGCGCGCGAAGATCGTGATCAACGCGAGCAAGCACGTGTCGCTGATGCTGGCCGGCGCGCAGCTGGGCATCACCATCTGCTCGCTGCTGCTCGGCCGGCTCGGCGAACCCGCTGTCGCGCACCGGCTCTCGGCGTTCTTCGACCTGCTGGGCCTGCCCGAAGGCCTGCTGCACCCGATCTCGTTCGCGATCGCGCTGGCCTTCATCACGGTGCTGCACGTGCTGATCGGCGAGATGGTGCCGAAGAACCTCGCCATCGCCGAACCGGAGAAGCTCGCGTTGTGGCTGGTGCCGGTGCACGTCGGCTGGGTCAAGATCGCGAACCCGTTCATCTGGCTGCTGAACTTCGTGGCGAACTCGCTGCTGCGCGCGGTGAAGGTCGAGCCGAAGGACGAGCTGGAGACGGCCTACACCTCCGACGAGCTGGCCGAGCTGCTCAGCGAGTCGCGCCGGGAGGGCCTGATCGACCAGTCCGAGCACCGGCGGCTCACCCAGACGCTGTCCTCGGTGCAGAAGACGGTGTCCGACGTGCTGGTGCCGACGGCCGACCTGACGACCCTGCCGTGCGCGCCGACCCTCGGTGACGTCGAGCGGGTGGTGTCCTCGACCGGCTTCTCGCGCTTCCCGGTGTGCACCGACGACGGGCGGCTGACGGGCTACATCCACGTCAAGGACGTCCTGGACCTGGCCGGCGAAGACCCGGCGACGATGGTGCCGGCGTCGAAGACGCGGCCGCTGACCGAGCTGCGGGCCGACGCCCGGCTGGACGTCGCGCTCTCGGCGATGCGCAAGGAGGGCAGCCACCTGGCGCGGGCGCTCGACACCACCGGCAACGCGGTGGGCGTCGTCGCGCTCGAAGACCTCGTCGAGGAGTACGTGGGCACCGTGCGCGACGGCACCCACGTGGGCGCATGA
- a CDS encoding TIGR03086 family metal-binding protein, with product MDLLEAHGQAIRAFGDAVHAAGDDAWGRRTPCTAWTVRDLVNHLVAEQLWAPSLLAGATLDDVGDRFDGDVLGEDPAGAWDAAADGAREAFLDDGVLERTVHLSYGLVPAREYGWQMTIDAAVHSWDLATALGLPSPVTEPLAERLIDVVRPWVDEWQGLGLFDPPVAVRRSAGSTARLVGLLGRRPR from the coding sequence GTGGATCTCCTCGAGGCACACGGCCAGGCCATTCGGGCGTTCGGCGACGCCGTGCACGCCGCCGGCGACGACGCCTGGGGCCGCCGGACGCCGTGCACCGCGTGGACGGTCCGCGACCTCGTGAACCACCTCGTCGCCGAGCAGCTCTGGGCGCCGTCGCTGCTCGCGGGCGCCACGCTCGACGACGTCGGCGACCGCTTCGACGGCGACGTCCTCGGCGAAGACCCGGCCGGTGCCTGGGACGCGGCCGCCGACGGCGCGCGGGAGGCCTTCCTCGACGACGGCGTCCTCGAACGCACCGTCCACCTGTCCTACGGCCTGGTCCCCGCTCGCGAGTACGGCTGGCAGATGACGATCGACGCCGCCGTGCACAGCTGGGACCTCGCCACTGCGCTGGGCCTGCCCAGCCCGGTCACCGAGCCGCTGGCCGAGCGGCTGATCGACGTCGTGCGCCCGTGGGTGGACGAGTGGCAGGGGCTCGGCCTGTTCGACCCGCCCGTCGCGGTCCGCCGCAGCGCCGGCTCCACCGCCCGGCTCGTCGGTCTGCTGGGGCGCCGGCCGAGGTGA
- a CDS encoding helix-turn-helix domain-containing protein: MTTSVQAAARQRPVGELLREWRDRRRISQLDLAISADISTRHLSFVETGRSRPSRDMVLRLGEHLDVPLRDRNRLLLAAGFAPAYTESALGDPEMTAVRQAVRQLLTGHEPYPAAVVDRNWNLVDANAATGLFVAGLAPELTANVLRATLHPQGMAPHIRNLGEWRAHLLGRLRRQVGQTADTGLADLLAELLGYPCDQPVPEVEVPGPGDIFVPLIFRHEGTDLTFFSTVATFGTPLDVTVAELVIESFFPADPATAAYLRERSARVG; the protein is encoded by the coding sequence GTGACGACTTCGGTGCAGGCGGCCGCGCGGCAGCGGCCGGTGGGTGAGCTTCTGCGGGAATGGCGCGACCGGCGGCGGATCAGCCAGCTCGACCTGGCGATCTCCGCCGACATCTCCACCCGCCACCTCAGCTTCGTGGAGACCGGGCGGTCGCGGCCGAGCCGGGACATGGTGCTGCGGCTCGGGGAGCACCTCGACGTGCCGCTGCGGGACCGCAACCGGCTGCTGCTCGCCGCCGGGTTCGCGCCCGCCTACACCGAGAGCGCGCTGGGGGATCCCGAGATGACCGCCGTCCGCCAAGCCGTGCGGCAGCTGCTCACCGGGCACGAGCCGTACCCGGCCGCCGTCGTGGACCGGAACTGGAACCTCGTCGACGCCAACGCCGCCACCGGCCTGTTCGTCGCCGGGCTGGCACCCGAGCTGACGGCCAACGTGCTGCGCGCGACCCTGCACCCGCAGGGCATGGCGCCGCACATCCGGAACCTGGGGGAGTGGCGCGCACACCTGCTCGGCCGGCTGCGGCGCCAGGTCGGCCAAACCGCGGACACCGGCCTCGCCGACCTGCTCGCCGAGCTGCTGGGCTACCCCTGCGACCAGCCGGTGCCCGAGGTGGAGGTCCCCGGACCGGGTGACATCTTCGTGCCGCTGATCTTCCGCCACGAGGGCACCGACCTGACGTTCTTCAGCACGGTCGCCACGTTCGGCACCCCGCTGGACGTCACCGTGGCGGAGCTGGTGATCGAGTCGTTCTTCCCGGCCGACCCGGCGACGGCCGCGTACCTGCGCGAGCGGTCGGCCCGGGTGGGATGA
- a CDS encoding WXG100 family type VII secretion target — MDGKQIYDNFKQGDTEGLRQMSESVEKLSSAYMDRAQGIKSLQERMKQAWTGSAADAANAGAGPLEQAFAETAMPLDMTRASVDTQADVFENSNNAVVEIPPKPDKPSPWSVGLKAAIPIAGPFMAQDEVNDYQTGIAKYNAANETNVRVMDQYSSATSGTKAVLPTDYGVLESDGATIAVNTPQTPGRIKPPIIDGHNWTPDHPGESDDHTSTTSVDTTHSGGPGGTGGTGGTGGTGGTGGTGGTGGTGGTGGTGGTGGTDTTHTTGTGTTGTPGTNLPGRLPTGQQTGDRPGKTPPGTGGVDFYPTGTGGGGGGQNYSTTFGEPGGSGTGTGPGGRGPSSGSAGGRLLDSSGRPIGGSGTGSGGTGSGSGGTGSGSGAAGERGLGSGRGSGMGSLGNAAAAEAAAARSAGGRSGQMGPMGAGGRRGEGEEDDEHQRPDFLIEADPDAIFGTDQRTSPPVIGE; from the coding sequence GTGGACGGCAAGCAGATCTACGACAACTTCAAACAGGGGGACACCGAAGGACTCCGGCAGATGTCCGAGTCGGTGGAGAAGCTCTCTTCGGCCTACATGGACCGCGCGCAGGGCATCAAGTCGCTGCAGGAGCGGATGAAGCAGGCGTGGACCGGGAGCGCCGCCGACGCCGCCAACGCCGGAGCCGGACCGCTCGAGCAGGCCTTCGCCGAGACCGCGATGCCGCTCGACATGACCAGGGCCTCGGTCGACACGCAGGCGGACGTGTTCGAAAACTCGAACAACGCCGTCGTCGAGATTCCGCCCAAGCCGGACAAGCCCAGTCCGTGGTCCGTGGGGCTCAAGGCCGCCATTCCGATCGCCGGGCCGTTCATGGCTCAGGACGAAGTCAACGACTACCAAACCGGCATCGCGAAGTACAACGCCGCCAACGAGACCAACGTCCGTGTGATGGACCAGTACAGCAGTGCCACCAGTGGCACCAAAGCCGTTCTTCCGACGGACTACGGCGTGCTCGAGTCCGACGGTGCCACGATCGCCGTGAACACGCCGCAGACGCCCGGGCGGATCAAGCCGCCGATCATCGATGGGCACAACTGGACGCCGGATCATCCCGGTGAGAGTGACGACCACACCTCGACCACCAGTGTCGACACCACGCACTCCGGTGGCCCTGGCGGGACCGGCGGCACAGGTGGGACTGGTGGTACGGGCGGGACCGGAGGCACCGGCGGCACTGGGGGAACCGGTGGCACGGGCGGGACCGGGGGTACCGGTGGGACCGACACCACCCACACGACCGGCACCGGCACGACGGGCACCCCCGGCACCAACCTGCCCGGCCGGCTGCCCACCGGACAGCAGACCGGCGACCGGCCCGGCAAGACGCCGCCCGGGACGGGTGGGGTCGACTTCTACCCGACCGGTACCGGTGGGGGCGGCGGTGGTCAGAACTACTCCACCACCTTCGGTGAACCCGGCGGCTCCGGCACGGGAACCGGTCCTGGCGGGCGCGGTCCCAGCAGCGGTTCCGCGGGCGGACGGCTCCTCGACTCCAGCGGCCGCCCGATCGGCGGCTCCGGCACCGGCAGCGGCGGGACCGGCAGCGGCAGCGGAGGCACCGGCAGTGGTTCCGGCGCGGCGGGGGAGCGCGGGCTCGGCAGCGGGCGGGGCTCCGGCATGGGCAGTCTCGGCAACGCGGCCGCCGCGGAGGCGGCCGCGGCTCGGTCGGCCGGCGGGCGGTCCGGGCAGATGGGGCCGATGGGTGCCGGTGGGCGGCGCGGCGAAGGTGAGGAAGATGATGAGCACCAGCGGCCGGACTTCCTGATCGAAGCGGACCCGGACGCGATCTTCGGCACCGACCAGCGGACCAGCCCGCCGGTCATCGGCGAGTAG